TCCGTCTTGAGGGTGAGTGGTGAGGCTATTGCTGGAGATGGCGAGCAGGGTGATCTGGCCTGCGAAATCCGACTCCACACGGGTGATCTCTGGCTCCACGTGTTTCACGAATGGACAGTGAGCACAAATCAGCATCACCAACAGAGGGCGCCCCGGCAGATCCCTGCTAGTCACCAGCTCATCCAGCGAGGACCAGGGCGGATGACCCGACACCAAGGGCAGTGAAAATTGAGGCAGAGGATGCTGAAGAGGAAGCATCGTGGATGGCGTCAGGACCATGGCGTCGAGCAATGGTGGATCCCGCCATCCTGAGCCGGTAGAGAATTACCTGTCAAAGAAGGATCGATTTGATGGTGCGGGTGCTGACAATGGTGGTCATGGCAGGACTCTTGAGCGCCTGTGCGCAGAAGCAAGGAATCACCTGGAAAGTCTTTCCCCTGCAGCGCAATACGCCCCACGATGGACTTGCTGTCGTCAGTCAACCCGATGGCTATGGGGTTCATCTCTATTTGGAAACCGATACCAGCGATCCAGCTGTTTGTTCACCGCGCTGGCTTCCAGACCCGGCACGATTGTTTAACGGCAACGGCAGTGTTCCGTTTAGTTCGGGATTGGCGCCCCGTGCAGAGTTTCTTGCAGCGGTGAATCGGAGAGACGTTCGAAATACTCTGAAGCAGGAGCTCGAGGCGCTGTGCAAGCTCAGAGCTCCTCAGGCGCGCTGGCAATGGCTGGAACCACCGTTAAAGGCATCAGAGCTGATGCCCGTGAGCCTGCCGGCCTTGGAATACCCAGACCTTCTTACCGATCCTGCAGAGGAAAAAGAGCGCGAGGACAAGCTTTTGAAGGAGGACTAAAAGGTCTCCCAGACCACAGGTTCCGCTTCTCGCCAGTAGCGACTAAATCGACCCAGCCGTGGTGGTTTGTGTAACTCCACAAAGGGATCCGGGTCGAGCATCCAGAGGGGAAGCTCCCGATCAATGGCCGCAGCAATGCGTTGCAGGCGGGGATCCACCACGGTGCTGGTGACCACAGCATCGGCTCCGTGGCGTTGGGCGAAACCCAGCACCTCACGCGCCACATCACCTCGGCGCAGGGTGAGCGGAAGGCTCAAAGCGGATTCGTACAAAAAACCGATGCGTTTGCGACTGATGGACTGGTCTTCAATCCAGGTGTCGTCGAATACGAATAGTCCTGGTGCGTTGGGGTAGTCCTGAAGAGCCGGGTTGGCTGGTCCCAGGGCTTCTTCATGCACCCAGAGGATTGGTTTACTGGGATCCATCAAAATCGCTGGGTACTGGGGCGTGTGCTGGGGCATTGACTCGACTTTTTGCTCGAGCGGGAGCCGGATCGGTGTGATCGACGTGCAGTTACCTCACGGATGGCTGGCTGAACCTTGAACAGCTGTTGCTCCAACTGTTCGTAACTGCGATCAAAGGGGCAGGATTCGTTGCTTGGACACTCCTGGCAATACCTCCCGCTGCTGTAGCGCTCCAGGTTTTGACGATTAAAGAAATAGGGCTTGTGACTGAAGCAGCTGGCGACCCACTGCCAGCTGAGGTGGTTGCTGGCGGGGTCGCCATCCAGGAGGTGCTCGAGGAACCAGTCAGCCCCTACCCGCCAGTGCACCCGTCTCCAGTGCACGAGGTAGGCCGCCATCCACATCCGCGCGTGGTTATGCAGCCATCCTTGAGTGACTAATTCGTTTCTGAAGCCATCCATACAGGCCAGGTTTGTTCGTCCCTCCCTGATGTCATCGGGGAGACCCTGCTCATACTCACTGGCGGCATGGCCAGTTTTGTGATCTTCTTGATCGTCATGAATGCGATCACCGAGATCAAGCCACATCCGCTGCCAGAAATCACGCCATCCCAGCTCATTGATCAGTTTTTCGCCGTTATCCCTTCTTTGGCTGGTTTGTTTCAGCTGTGAGAACACGGCATCTCGCACTTCCGCAAGCGTGAGAATTCCGTGGCGGATGTAGGGCGATAGGCGTGTGACGGAACCGTTGAGGTGGTTGCGACTGCGGCCATAGCGCTTGGCATCCATCGCACTGAGCTGCCGTTCAGCAGCGGCTCGACCGCCTTCGATCGGGCTGAGCTCCCCCAATGCGTTCGGAAACTCTTGCGATAACAGGGAATTCAGCGCTGTGCGCTCGAGAAGATCTCGGGGCAGATCTGTGGATTCGCTCGGCCAACTGAGCGGCGCAGCGTGCGGCAGCCTGGACACTGGTGCATGTCAAAAAAACGCCACACCATGCTGTCGATGTGTCGTTGTGAGCGTGAGTGCCCCGGCATGGGAGAGAATCGCTCGAATGAACCACTCCGGGGTGCGGCCTGATGCTTCTTGATCTCACTGGTAAGAAGATCCTTGTTACTGGCATCGCCAACAATCGCTCCATTGCCTGGGGCATCGCGCAACAGCTCAAGGCGGCTGGAGCCGAGCTAGGAATCACCTACCTGCCTGATGAGAAGGGCCGGTTTGAATCAAAGGTTCGTGAGCTCACGGCTCCGTTAGAGCCTTCGTTGTTTTTGCCTCTGAATGTTCAGGATGCCGCTCAGATGGAGACGGTGTTCGCTGAAATTAAAGACAAGTGGGGGCAGCTGGATGGCCTCGTGCATTGTTTGGCGTTTGCGGGAAAAGAAGAATTAGTGGGCGACTTCAGCGCCACCACGGCGGAAGGTTTTGCACGTGCCTTAGAGATCAGTGCCTATTCCCTTGCACCTCTGTGCCGTCATGCCAAGCCGTTGTTCAGTGAGAAAGCGGGTGTGGTGACCTTGACCTACCTCGGCGCTGAGCGGGCGATTCCTAACTACAACGTGATGGGTGTGGCTAAGGCGGCTCTGGAAGCCTCCGTTCGCTATCTCTCTGCTGAGCTTGGACCCGAGAAACAGGTGCGCGTGAATGCGATCAGTGCTGGCCCGATCCGCACGCTGGCGAGCTCTGCAATCGGAGGCATCCTCGACATGATCCACAACGTGGAGGAAAAGGCGCCGCTACGCCGTACGGTTACTCAAAATGAAGTTGGGAACACGGCTGCGTTCCTGCTCAGTGATTTGTCGAGTGGCATTTCTGGCCAAACCATCTACGTGGACGCTGGCTACTGCATCAACGGCATGTGATCAGGCCGCGCGGATGTCTTGATTACCTGAAACTCTCCTGGTGGTTGATTGTTCACCAGGGGAAGAGTTTGCTGCTCGCAACGCTGCTTTGTGCGATCAGTCTCCCTTTAAACGAGATAATTTCTACGGCGCTGCTCCCAGAAGCTCTTGTTCAGGTTCTTGGTCTGCTTCTCAGCCTTTTTCTTGGTTTTCGCTACAGCCAGGCATACAACCGCTGGCTAGAAGCACGGGTGTTGTGGGGCGCGTTGGTGAATCACAGTCGCAGTTGGCGTGACTTGTTAGTGCGTGTTTTACCCCGCCAGCTGCCGCTGTCCTGGAAACGTCGCCTGCTTCAGGAGGTGGTGCTTTTGGTGTGGTGCCTGAATGCTCAACTGCGCAGCTCCAAAGGCAGCGCGGTCTTGCTCCCCGAGCCTGTGCGTGAGCTGGGGGTGAAGATTGGACTGCGCAACCTCAGTGTGCAATCGCTGCTGAAGCGAATGGCACGAGAGCAGCATTTACTTCGCCAGGGAGGCTGGGTGGATAGTTTCCAAAGCAGTGAGTTTGGTCTTCTGCAGCAGGCGTTCACCAATGTGATTGGCGGTCTGGAACGCATCCGTCACCAACCTCTTCCAGCGTCATCAACCTTCTTTATTCGAGGCATGACCTGGGTCTATGGCTATTTGGTTTTTCTAAAACTCGATGCGCTGGGACACATTTCTGCAGCGCTGCTGGGTTGGCTGGTGTTTTTGATTTTTCTCATGGCTGAGAGGATTGGAACTTTTATTGAGCGCCCTTTTGTTGATGCCCGTTTTGCGTTGCCGATGGATCACTTTTGTGCGTTGATCAGCCTCGATCTTCTTGGGGCTTCCTCCCCATTGGCTAAACCTTCTTCCACAAAGGGCCCCTGGCTGCGCTGAGCTTCATTCGCGATGATCAAGTCAGTCACGGGGCGTCGAGCGGCGCTGGAACGCATGCGCACTGGGGAGATTCACCGCGTTACAGGCGAGACCGATGTCAGTGTTCGGCTCGGGCTTGACGGCAGCGGCCGCTGTCAGGCCAGCACAGGTGTGCCTTTTCTCGATCACATGCTGCATCAGATCAGCAGCCATGGCCTGATTGATTTGGAGATCACGGCAAGCGGCGATACGCATATCGACGACCATCACACCAATGAAGACGTTGGGATTGCGTTTGGTCAGGCACTCTCTAAGGCCCTGGGTGATCGTCGCGGGATCTACCGCTTTGGCCACTTTGTGGCACCGCTGGATGAAGCGTTGGTGCAGGTGGTTCTTGATTGCTCCGGACGCCCTCACATCAGTTGGGGGCTCACCATCCCAACGCAGAAAATCGGAACCTATGACACCGAATTGGTGAAAGAGTTTTTTGTGGCTGTCGTCAATAACTCAGGCCTCACCTTGCACATCCGTCAATTGGATGGGGTGAACTCCCACCACATCGTTGAGGCCTGCTTTAAGGCTTTTTCAAGGGCGCTGCGCATGGCGACTGAGATTGACCCTCGCCGGTCTGGATTGGTGCCCAGTAGCAAGGGGGTATTGGAGCAAGCGGGTGGCTCTTAGACAGCCAATCTTCTCTGAGGGCCACGCTTCATGGTCAGTTACGAGAGGATAGGGGTTGCGTCTGGGTAGCCCAGTGACCGTTGCACCCACCTCTGCTCGTTTCAACCGCTCGGAGTGGTCTAGTGCCTTCCGCAACGTGGAGGAAGAACTCACTGATGTGCCCCTGAAGCCAGTACGAGGTGCGGTGCCGGATGCATTACGCGGCACGCTGTATCGCAATGGACCTGGCCGTTTGGAACGGGATGGTCAGCGCGTGCATCATCCGTTTGATGGTGACGGAATGATCACAGCCCTTCACTTTGATGCAGACGGAGTGCGCTGCAGCAACCGATTCGTTCGAACCAGTGGCTGGAAGGCTGAGGAGGCCGCAGGGAAGGTGCTGTTCAGGGGTGTTTTTGGGAGCCAAAAACCAGGAGGTCCGCTTGCAAATGCATTTGATTTACGCCTGAAAAATATTGCCAATACCAGCGTGGTTCGGCTTGGAGATGATCTTCTTGCTTTATGGGAAGCCGCTGAGCCTTACGCCTTAGACCCCCAAACCTTAGAAACGAGGGGCCTCTCCCTCCTCGGCGGTGTTCTCAAGAGAGGTGAGGCCTTTAGTGCTCACCCCCGTTTCGATCCTGGCCATCACGGTGACCCGCGGATGGTGACTTTTGGAGTAAAAACCGGGCCTCGCAGCACCATTCGCTTGATGGAATTTGCGACTGAAGACAATGCTGCGGCTGGAATTCGAGCCGGTGATTTGCTCAGTGATCGCCGGGATACATTCGCCGGATTCGCCTTCCTGCATGACTTCGCGATCACTCCGAATTGGGCGGTCTTTCTGCAGAATGCGATTAATTTCAATCCGCTCCCCTTTGTGCTTGGACAAAAGGGAGCGGCTCAATGCCTCACGTCCAACCCCAATGGAAAAGCCAAGTTTTGGTTGATTCCCAGAGATAGCGGTACTTTTGCTGGGCAGGAACCACGTGTCATCGATGCTCCCGATGGCTTCGTATTTCATCACCTCAATGCCTGGGAAGAGGATGGAGATGTTGTGGTGGAGAGCATTTATTACAGCGACTTTCCCTCGATCGGTCCTGATCAAGATTTTGCTGATGTGAATTTCGACCTCATCCCCGAGGGATTGCTCGAGCAGTGCCGCATTAATCTAATTTCTGAAAAGGTTGATACCACTCGTTTGAGCGAACGTTGCTGTGAATTCGCGATGGTTAACCCCAATCAAGAAGGTCTTCCTTGTCGCTTCGCTTGGATGGCCGCTGCCGCTCGTGAACGAGGGAATGATCCACTGCAAGTTGTGAAAAAGCTGGATCTTCAAACTGGTGAAAAGCTTATTTGGAGTGCGGCGCCAAGTGGATTTGTGAGTGAGCCAATAATGATTCCTAGGCCAAATGCCAGTGATGAAGATGATGGCTGGGTATTGGATTTAGTTTGGAATGGAGCAAGGGATGCATCTGATCTCTACATCCTCGATGCGCGAGACCTCAGCGAAGTTGCTTTGTTGGAATTACCGCTAGCTATTCCCCATGGCTTACATGGAAGCTGGAGTGAATCCTCATTACAACCTTAATGATCTAATCAATGAGGACTTGCCGAAGCGAATTTGCCTCAATTCAGGAAATATGTAAGGGGTTGCCATCAGTGGCTTTTGCGTTAATTTAAGAAGATGAAAAGAATTAGTTGTTCCAATTGCGCATTAATGTTCCATTTCCGCATAGTTTCTCTTGCCTTATAGCCAGGGCTTATGCATGCCTCTATTATGAATTCATAGGAGTTCTATTCCGCTTGCACCATTAATCAGTGCTGTTCTCGATTCTATTTAAGGGCAAGCTAGGAAACGTATACAATTCATTTCTCTATTCTTTTTGGGGTAAAAAGTCAAGCGCTAGCCCTTATGATAAGACCTCTTTGGGCGACAATCGAGATGAACCCGAATTTGATTTAGTCTCAAGTATTGACGAAAAAGCAAAGCTTGCATTAACGGTCTTTAGTGGCGACATTAAGATAGCGCCTAATGGCTTGGAATTAAATAATGATATTGAACTACAGTCTACTGGCTTGGAGCTAAATAGTGATACTGAGTTCAAGCCTACTAGCTTGGAGTTAAGTAATGATATTGAGTTACAGTCTAATGGCTTGGAGTTAAGTAATGATATTGAGTTGCAGTCTAATGGCTTGGAGTTAAGTAATGATATTGAGTTACAGTCTAATGGCTTGGAGTTAAGTAATGATATTGAGTTACAGTCTAATGGCTTGGAGCTAAATAGTGATATTAAATTGAAATCAGTTGACTTTTTCCCTGAATCCCAATTCGTCTCTGACGGGAATGAGATCAATGTCACTTTAGAGTCTTCCACTCAAATCTCAGGCATCAATGCTCTGCCGACAACTTTTAAAATTCAATCTGAGACTGGCACACCGCGTGCTAACTCATCTCTCATTTCTTTTGCTGATTCTTCCTCACAGAATTTTAGCGCAAAGAGTCTACTTGCTCCTTGGTTAGATTTAATCAAAGAGCCGGTCGTCAACAGTGGCTCTTTTCAGGATGCCTTCTCTTCTGTGGGCAACTTTAATTCGCTAATTAAAAATATATTACAGCTTAATCCCTCATCATTGAAAATACAGCCTTTAGAGAATCTAGCTGGTGTATTTGACACGGCTGATCATCTTTTAGCATGGAATACCCTTGCTTTAGATTTTGCGACTGCTTCAGTCAGCGGTCCAACTCCATGCTCCCGCTTTTTTGGTTATCTCAATATAAGCCAATGGGATTCTTGGGCAGTCTTTGAGGATACGGCTATAGGCTCAATTTATAATAAGGAGAAGCAAGCAAGTTTTATTTCTCTACTTGATAGCTTTGAGATTTCGTCCAATGACTTAGCTGAATTTAAATGTCTATATCAAGCTTCTACGAAAATTGTTCAGGAGATCCTGGAACATGCTGTGCGCCAAGTGGCAATGGATGTTTCTGCATTTAATGTAGTCTCTGGCATAGAGACCTCGTTGTTTAAAGAGGGAATACCTGAGAGCCTGGTTGGTGCTGCTCAAAAGCTACTGGCAAAAAATTTAGATTTGTCTGAGCTAGGAAAAAAAATTGGTGATTTGGTTGTCTCTATCGGAACCAATATTGGTGAGACAGTTTCGTCAAGCATTAATCAGTATGCATTAGGAGATGGCTCCAATCAGCTTGGATTTTATGCAGATACTACTGACTATATCCCCTCCCCAAGTGTGTATGATCCTAATGACCCTAATACAAAAATAGATTCATCCTGGCAGCCTCTAGAGGGGCAAAGTGCACTGACTCCTCAATGGGGAGCGGTAACACCATTTGCAATTGAACCTGATAATTTAATTCCATCTAGTAGTATTGTCACACCCTATACAGAACTTGGTGAACTCAATAGTGATTTTATAGATGAATTGATGAATGTCAGAGATAAACGTCTAAATCTCACTGCAGAAGAAGCAGCAATTGCTGAGTATTATGAGGGTGGACCATTTACTTCTTTCCCTCCAGGTCTATGGCAACAACAATCCGTTGATCTATCTATAAGCCGTAATCTTGATCTTGACCAGGCTCTAAAGTTAAATTTGGGGGTCTCTCTTGCTCTGTCCGATGCTGGAATAGCGACCTGGAACCTAAAATATTCCGCAAACACAGTTCGACCCATAACAGCAATACGCCAATATAAGCCTGATACAGTGTTAAGTGACGGATCGCTTGCTGGAGATTGGGAACCTTACTTAGATACTCCACCTTTTCCAGATATTGCATCAGGGCATTCAGCTTTCAGTAGCTCTGCTAATTATATTTTTAATCAATCCTTTGAAAGCAATTACTTTGATTTTTCAGTAACCCTAGCAGATGATGATTCAGTTTATTCTGTCGATGGTTTTGATGGAATTCCAGGGGTTGGTGATGACGTTACTATTCAGGCTGTTTACTTTACAGGGGCTGCAGCTCAAGCTGGAGATTCAAGAATTTATGGCGGTATTCATCTGAAAGATGGAGATCTTAAAGGTCAAATAATTGGCTATATTACTGGGCTTAAAGTGAGCCGAAAGATCGACAGTCTGGAGCAAGGTATTTCTCTTGAGGAATTAAGCTCGCTTCCAGTTCAATCATTTGGAACGATGAAAAGTGATATTTTGACTGGGCTCTCTATGGAAGATTTTGATGAAATTTCTGTCCATCAACTGTATGCTTTTGACGGTGATGATACGCTTATAGCAAAAGGAGAATCACTGTGGCAACTTTATGGCGGTTCGGGAATGGATACCTTTCAATTATTTGAAACAGGCTCGGTGAGTTTGCGTGATTACGAAAGAATGGAGGAGATTGAATTGGCTTCGACCATTTTTCAGCAAGGTGAGTCTATCGATGATATCCAATTCACGATATCTGCTACAGGGCCATTTACTGACGTTTCTATTAATGATCGTTTGTTGTTTGTTATGGACGGGTATTGGATATCAGATGATGTAAGTGTATCAATTTTGGCATGATTCTTGTTGTTCGAAATCTTTGAATACACCGAATAGGCTCTTTTGGCTTATTTGCCAGCGAGTTGTTAGTCATCGGAAGCAATGGGGTTGTTTCGCCTGCAGGTCAGCGCTAAAAAGACTGTAATTAGTAGTTTCTGATGACTCAACACAATATTTCAATCCGTAGACGTCTGGGATATTCTTTGGTAGGCCTCTTTACGATTAGTTTTGGGATCTTGTTAATTGCTACTAACCAAATCATAAAACGCGATCGCTTGCAGCGACATGAGCGATTAGTGATGGCAACCGCCATGGCAATTAAAACTGAGTTTGAAGACGTTAGCCAGAAACCGGTTGGTCAAGAAGAGAGTCTCGATAATCAAAGATATAGACAGATTCTGAATAATTTTTCAGCAACTCGTGTATTGGTATGGTTGAGTCGCCCCGAGGCTGATCCCCTATTTCCTAACACGGCTACTGTTCAACAGTTTTTTGGTAACCCAAAGTTGTTAGAAGCAGCAGGTGTCAATGCTTCTGGAATGCAAAAACCTAGAAGCTTTGTTTTTGATGGCCAAACCTATTTCACGTGCTCTATGCCTTTACCAGGCAACCAGGGAGTACTGCGATTTCTTGAAGATGTAGGCGTTAGCCCAGCGGGACGTCAAGAGAATTTGATCTTCTTATTTGTGGTTTGGATCTTTTCTGTTGCTATTGCCACAGTTCTAATTCGTAGATTTTTAACCAGTTCTTTGCTGCCTTTAATCAAGCTTGAATCCGTTATGGACGATATGAGTCTCCGGCCTACTGGGCTTGTTTCAGAGAAACGGGTACCTATTGAGTCTCAACCAAATGAACTTCAAGGTATTGTGAAATCCTACAATAGGCTGGCTGACCGATTGCAAGAATCTTGGAGCAATCAATTATTATTTATACGTGCAGTTAGTCATGAGTTAATCACTCCGCTCACTTTAATTAATAGTTCTGCACGACGCCTTGATCGACGTTTGACAGATCTTTCAGATTCGGATCGCAAACTTCTTGCTTCTATTAGAAAGGAAGTTTGGGATGCTGACCATTTGGTTAGAGATTTAGTAGATTTAGCGCGAAGTGAATCAGGCAGTCTCAAGCTTAAACTGAGTTCAGTAAAGGCAATGGATGTCATTGCTGATCTATCTGCTGAACTTGAACCATTGGCTTGGGGGAATCGAGTTCAAACCCCTTCTCCAGAGAATTTGAGTATTGTCGAGACTGTAATGATTTCAGTTAATTCAGACCGTTTGCGGCAATGCATTATTAATGTTTTAGAAAATGCTTCAAAGTATTCTCCTGAAGATGCACCTATAGATTTGTCGGTCACCTCTGATGACTGTAATATTTATTTTGATGTACAGGATTATGGTCCTGGTATCTCTCAGGAGGATCAACGGACAATATTTAAGCCCTTTCAGCGAGGTAAAAGTGATTTAAACGACGTTCCAGGAGGTGGAATTGGACTTGCTTTGGTTCATCAAATCGTACGGCTTATGAATGGCAGTATCTATATCTTGTCTTCTGGCGAAAGTGGGACGATCATGCGCTTCGAATTTCCTATTGAGTGATCAATAGTTTTGTTGTTTGTGTATTGGCATGCCCCAATGAGTTCCCTCCTTTTTGATGTTTTATCTATTAAGTTGTGACTGATATCAGCTTTGCTTACTTGGGGCTCCATGCATATTGACGAAATATTTGTGAGTTTATTCTTGTCATTTTAATGCTTTGTTGACAATCTTTTCTCACTCATGGTTTTGATGAGTTTGCTGGCTTTAGATAATATGCGGCCATTTGGGCGCCATTCTTGCTTTTGGTCTACCCTTTTTTTGCATATCATTGTTTTGGCGCAGTAGTTTAAGCGCCATCTCTCCCACTACTTGACGAAAAAGGGTTACCATGCCCCAACAGCATGTATCTGGATCTGGAGGCATCGTGAAGCTTGAGCTTGATCAATGCCTTTCTGCGTGGGTCTCTAGAATTGATCCACGGTTTCACTCAGAAGAAGATGATGCATCACTGGAAGTTGCCGGATCTGAGTATTTAGGAAGTAATCTATCGATTGTCAAAGTTAGCTCTAGGGGACATGTAAAAAGTATTCTTGCTCGAAACCCCCAAGATCTTTTCTCTTTTGGTATTTCTGATGTTGGCCTTTTTAGAGGTGTGGCGGGTAATCGTGAAATTTTTTCAAACCCTCAGCGTCTTGCTTTTATTCTTCTTCCTGGAGAGTCAATAAAGCTCGTCCCAGCTGCGGAATTTTTTTCTGGTTACATATTTCATATAAAGTCGGAATATCTGTTGTCTGAATCTATCAAGCATGGCACTCAGCTGCCGAGTCTCCTTACGCTTCATGACGCTATTCCTGGGCATGAGCAACTTATATTGGCTTGTGCTAATCAATTGTTGAAGTTCTTTGCTCTTGGAGATGAGATTGGCAGCCTTCGAGTCCTTCAGCCGCTTGAAGAATCAATTGTTTCACTATTGGCTACATTGATTAGTGTTGAGCCTGATTTGCTTGTTAGTGGAAAGCAGGCTCAATCTCAGCCTAGTTATGTGCAGATCGCACTTTCTTATATGGAGAATAATATTAATAAGAATATCACTCTTTCTGACCTTTGTATCGCCTGTAGTGTCTCCGGTCGTACTTTGCAGGTTGCTTTTCAGGCCGTTATGAGTCGCACACCTCTGCAAGTTCTGCAGGAATTACGACTCAATAGGTTGAGAGATAAAATTATTGATGGAATGGATATATCTTCTGCCTGCGAACAGGTTGGAATCCAGCATAGCGGACGTATTTCGGCTAAATATAAACAATTATTTGGCGAGTTGCCCAGAAACACCCGGTCTCGACGCACTCGCTCTTAAGGCCAGTTCGGCCTTTTGAAGCATTGACAACCCAATCCTCTTACTTGTCCGGGCTTTATGTGTTTTCTGGCAATTGAGGTGTTGATTTTATACCGCTTCATGCCGCCATTGTTGCATTTTAGTGTTAAAATTCATTAAATGCATTATTGTTTTTTGATCATAAGTGATTCGTCTCAATACGTAGTTAAGATAATTTTGTTGACTCAAGAGCTGTTTTTTGCCAGCTTAGTATTGAGCCCTACTCCCAGGGTTGCTTTCCTGTGATTCAATTCAATCAACTAAAGCCGCGCTAATGTCTGCTAATCCCATTCTTATTGTTGATGATGATCCTCGTATTCGATCTGCCCTTCAGGTTGAATTGGATGAGTTAGGCATCAGCTCTTGTTTTTTTGACAATGCCTTTGATCTTATTGACTATGCATCTGCTAATCCATCGGCTGGTATTTTCGTGGATTTGCTTTTGCCTCAGATGAATGGTATCGATTGTGTTAAGCGCTTAAGGTTGCTTGGGTATAAAGGTTGTGTATTTGTCTGCACAAGTCTTTGTGACGGTGATATCAAGAAGCAGGCTCTCGACGCTGGTGCAACTGATTACTTTGTAAAATCTGATCTGTTTAATGATCTTGAAAAGATTGTTTCAAGCTGTTTCGTAAGCGCATAGGTCGTTTTATGGGATTTGTGTTGGCTGCATGATTTTTTGTTGTGCATGATTCTTTCGTTTTTATTTTTGCCGACGTCTTGTGAATTTGTCTGGCCTTGAGCTGTATTTCGTTTTAATTAAATATTTGTGATTGCTGTATTGCTTTGGATCAGTCTTTTCTCCTTTTGAATAGTCGAGTTTGTGTATGGATTGTTAGGGTTTTCCTTCCTGCCGATCCTGTATGCGGGAGCATTAAGTTGGTGATAAGTGCTTGCTAGTGAGGTTCTATTGCTCATCTCCTGGCTGAGAGCCTGCATCTGCAATCTCTTGATTTTGTATTATGTGTGTCGTTGAGAACTAGCTTGATTCGCTTTGGCTTGGGTGTTTCATTGAACTCTTGGTAAGCGTTTCTTGAGGCTTTTAATTGTTATCTATGGCTCAGGGTATATCCCTTTGTTTTCCCCGCCGATCAAGGGGTTGTTTAGGGTCTGGCTTTTTGTTTGGATATGGCCCCAGGCTTTGCGATTTTGTTTTCTTTGATGCTTGAAGCTTTGAGGGAGCTAATTATTGTGTAATCTTTTGGCATTCCTTGTGGTGGCTTTGTCTGTCGGGGTTTTATGAACAGTTAGCCCTAAGCGTCAGCGTAATAGTGAAATCTTGTCCATGCATCGCCTCCGATTATCGTCAGGAGTGTTTGATTACTTGATTTCATATGTTTCAACTTTTGATGTGGCGTCCTTTCCGAAAAGTTGCTTTCATCATTTCGGCAATGATTACACCGCTTGGATTTCAGGTCTCCTTTTGGTCAGCTGCACCAGCTCTTGCGTCAGTGCAAATCTGCAGTGGCACATTGTTGGAAATTCAGGTTCAGGAAAGTGTCACCACATCCAGCGATCGCTTTCGCTTCTCGCTTGGATTGCTAGCGGAAGCTCCTTCCAAAGCTGCCGCGATGGCGCTTCTCAATCAGCGACTTGATCGGGCGCGCCAAGAGCTGAGACCCTTCGTTCTCGATGCGTTGAGCATTCCCTCTCCGCGCAGCTACTCCTATGGAAGTGGCAGTTCCTCTAGCCCCAAGTTGGAGCGAGCTTCGACACGTATTGGTGGTGTTGTGAGCCGCGACAACTACGACGCGTTGATTCAATTGGCGGGTCGCCTGCCTGGAGTTCGCCTGCAAGATATGACATCACTGACCTCCAGTA
The Synechococcus sp. CC9311 DNA segment above includes these coding regions:
- a CDS encoding DNA polymerase, with the translated sequence MDPSKPILWVHEEALGPANPALQDYPNAPGLFVFDDTWIEDQSISRKRIGFLYESALSLPLTLRRGDVAREVLGFAQRHGADAVVTSTVVDPRLQRIAAAIDRELPLWMLDPDPFVELHKPPRLGRFSRYWREAEPVVWETF
- a CDS encoding FAD-binding domain-containing protein, which gives rise to MSRLPHAAPLSWPSESTDLPRDLLERTALNSLLSQEFPNALGELSPIEGGRAAAERQLSAMDAKRYGRSRNHLNGSVTRLSPYIRHGILTLAEVRDAVFSQLKQTSQRRDNGEKLINELGWRDFWQRMWLDLGDRIHDDQEDHKTGHAASEYEQGLPDDIREGRTNLACMDGFRNELVTQGWLHNHARMWMAAYLVHWRRVHWRVGADWFLEHLLDGDPASNHLSWQWVASCFSHKPYFFNRQNLERYSSGRYCQECPSNESCPFDRSYEQLEQQLFKVQPAIREVTARRSHRSGSRSSKKSSQCPSTRPSTQRF
- the fabI gene encoding enoyl-ACP reductase FabI; amino-acid sequence: MLLDLTGKKILVTGIANNRSIAWGIAQQLKAAGAELGITYLPDEKGRFESKVRELTAPLEPSLFLPLNVQDAAQMETVFAEIKDKWGQLDGLVHCLAFAGKEELVGDFSATTAEGFARALEISAYSLAPLCRHAKPLFSEKAGVVTLTYLGAERAIPNYNVMGVAKAALEASVRYLSAELGPEKQVRVNAISAGPIRTLASSAIGGILDMIHNVEEKAPLRRTVTQNEVGNTAAFLLSDLSSGISGQTIYVDAGYCINGM
- a CDS encoding bestrophin family ion channel, with protein sequence MIRPRGCLDYLKLSWWLIVHQGKSLLLATLLCAISLPLNEIISTALLPEALVQVLGLLLSLFLGFRYSQAYNRWLEARVLWGALVNHSRSWRDLLVRVLPRQLPLSWKRRLLQEVVLLVWCLNAQLRSSKGSAVLLPEPVRELGVKIGLRNLSVQSLLKRMAREQHLLRQGGWVDSFQSSEFGLLQQAFTNVIGGLERIRHQPLPASSTFFIRGMTWVYGYLVFLKLDALGHISAALLGWLVFLIFLMAERIGTFIERPFVDARFALPMDHFCALISLDLLGASSPLAKPSSTKGPWLR
- the hisB gene encoding imidazoleglycerol-phosphate dehydratase HisB: MRTGEIHRVTGETDVSVRLGLDGSGRCQASTGVPFLDHMLHQISSHGLIDLEITASGDTHIDDHHTNEDVGIAFGQALSKALGDRRGIYRFGHFVAPLDEALVQVVLDCSGRPHISWGLTIPTQKIGTYDTELVKEFFVAVVNNSGLTLHIRQLDGVNSHHIVEACFKAFSRALRMATEIDPRRSGLVPSSKGVLEQAGGS
- a CDS encoding carotenoid oxygenase family protein, with the translated sequence MTVAPTSARFNRSEWSSAFRNVEEELTDVPLKPVRGAVPDALRGTLYRNGPGRLERDGQRVHHPFDGDGMITALHFDADGVRCSNRFVRTSGWKAEEAAGKVLFRGVFGSQKPGGPLANAFDLRLKNIANTSVVRLGDDLLALWEAAEPYALDPQTLETRGLSLLGGVLKRGEAFSAHPRFDPGHHGDPRMVTFGVKTGPRSTIRLMEFATEDNAAAGIRAGDLLSDRRDTFAGFAFLHDFAITPNWAVFLQNAINFNPLPFVLGQKGAAQCLTSNPNGKAKFWLIPRDSGTFAGQEPRVIDAPDGFVFHHLNAWEEDGDVVVESIYYSDFPSIGPDQDFADVNFDLIPEGLLEQCRINLISEKVDTTRLSERCCEFAMVNPNQEGLPCRFAWMAAAARERGNDPLQVVKKLDLQTGEKLIWSAAPSGFVSEPIMIPRPNASDEDDGWVLDLVWNGARDASDLYILDARDLSEVALLELPLAIPHGLHGSWSESSLQP